The genomic region aaaataaaaaaaatatataaaagaatatgcAATTTTTCGAGAAAGggtacaattttttaaaaatatctttgttttatatttaaaatagtttttgtttttttaccTGAACAGATCAgaacatttttgtttttccccaaaaataattaattaaatcttACGAGTAAATGTTTCAGAATTTCTGAACAATCTTttaattgtacatatatagtatatatatcatcattccgaaatattattttttctttttacattatatataaatacatttatataatcgCGTTCCAGTAAACGTAAAATGCAATTTTAAAGTTAAATTTTGCGCTTTAAAATAAATCCCAAAAATTTTATGCGCATAATGTCTGCATACTGTTATCATACTATGAATATAAtgttcttatatttttgacCTTCTTGTTACACAACCTTCTGGACGATTGTTCATTATAAGAATAAGAGCACCCTCCGTATGAGCTTCACGAATgcgtaaataaaatatttacatcgCGTGTGTACGTGTGTACGTGGGTACGTGGgtacatgtgtacatgtgtacGTGTGTGCGTGCGTACATATGTGCTTGTATATCTATGtcgtacatacatgtacatacgtaaacaaaatatatatacacaacaAGGGTAGCGTTAATCGAGTTTTTCGTTGGACctattcctttttccttttttttcttaaaagaTGAGTGAAATAGGTTTCATTTCTCATCCCCCGCCTAAGCCAGATTTCTGGATTTATTTTGCCAGTCATTTAAGAAAGGGATGGGTTCAggttaaattaaataaagaaaaagatgttcataaaatattttctcatACATTAGTCCCATATAAccaaatttaatattaataaaaaaaaacacttCTTTATTACATTccaattttttgtattttaaaatggaAGTAAAATTTTAGTGGGCCATTGTTTTTGTTCCCTTCATTCTATTTGCGCTTTACTTGAAATTAACTATGCGTAAGATAAGAAAAGCAAAAGCGTTAAACAagttcaaaaaatttaaaatattgaacAAGTACATATTTGACACTTCAGTTCGAAATTTAAATACTACAACATTCCTCCTTCcctttaacattttttttttttttagctacACCCTCAACTAATGAAAAAGAAGGTCCAGAGCAAGAAGAAGCAAGGTTTAATgatatgaaaatgaaaaacgaACATAAAACGAAGGATGGGCAGAAGAAAGGTTCACAAAATTAATGACTAATCTTATATTAGGTTTGCTTAATCTGATACTTCAGATAAATGATTATTTTGATCCCAGtgaaattttcaaaaaaaggatg from Plasmodium malariae genome assembly, chromosome: 11 harbors:
- the PmUG01_11051100 gene encoding conserved Plasmodium protein, unknown function is translated as MSEIGFISHPPPKPDFWIYFASHLRKGWVQWAIVFVPFILFALYLKLTMPTPSTNEKEGPEQEEARFNDMKMKNEHKTKDGQKKGSQN